From one bacterium genomic stretch:
- a CDS encoding TolC family protein, translating into MARPARYSSVSALSWAGLLLLTSLFPLLPAASAMESVDFGQAVSRALKNNAFVQAAGEEETAARRDADAARGHLLPSVRFDEKFVRTTVPAESFGIKINQEKLLASDFSDVSNFNSPPPRNDFIGTLSLEQPLFAPRAYIGYGMAKVEADAKGQDLDRRKEDVIYRVVAAVLDVVTARQFVEVAGQGLSDTREHLRIAESLEAAGMGLSSDALRAKVAVASAESAKVTAENRLEIARRRLALAMGEPGGRPVDVTGPPPEFPDPGAPGDRETGTIDRADLRASSLRVAKAARYVRLRQSGYLPDVGLSAAYQVDGEDGPFTSDNRSWKVGVGLTWNIFDGMRREAELGKAAAELRRAQAVDRGMRDQAAFEAAQADLGVREATLRREIARAALASAEEGVRLLTSRYENHLGRMVDLLDAQTALDSARAARIRAENDVRLSRAQRLYASGGLLSLVAPNAEKGKERIR; encoded by the coding sequence ATGGCACGACCCGCCCGATATTCTTCCGTTTCCGCCCTGTCCTGGGCGGGGCTGCTTCTCCTGACGTCCCTTTTCCCTCTCCTGCCTGCCGCGTCGGCGATGGAATCGGTCGATTTCGGCCAGGCGGTCTCCCGGGCGCTCAAGAACAACGCTTTCGTCCAGGCGGCGGGGGAAGAGGAGACCGCCGCGCGCCGCGACGCCGACGCGGCCCGGGGGCACCTTCTCCCATCCGTCCGGTTCGATGAAAAATTCGTTCGCACGACCGTTCCCGCGGAGTCGTTCGGAATCAAGATCAACCAGGAAAAGCTGCTCGCGTCGGATTTTTCCGACGTGAGCAACTTCAACAGCCCCCCGCCGCGCAACGACTTCATCGGCACCCTTTCGCTCGAGCAGCCGCTCTTCGCCCCGAGGGCGTACATCGGGTACGGGATGGCGAAGGTGGAGGCGGACGCGAAGGGCCAGGACCTCGACCGGCGGAAGGAGGATGTGATCTACCGGGTCGTCGCCGCGGTCCTCGACGTCGTCACGGCCCGGCAGTTCGTCGAGGTCGCGGGCCAGGGGCTCTCCGATACACGGGAGCACCTGCGGATCGCGGAGAGCCTCGAGGCGGCGGGGATGGGGCTTTCTTCCGACGCTCTGCGGGCGAAGGTGGCGGTCGCTTCCGCGGAAAGCGCGAAAGTGACGGCGGAGAACCGGCTGGAGATCGCGCGCCGCAGGCTCGCCCTTGCGATGGGAGAGCCGGGGGGACGCCCCGTCGATGTGACGGGTCCGCCCCCGGAGTTTCCCGATCCCGGGGCGCCGGGGGATCGGGAGACCGGAACGATCGACCGTGCCGACCTGCGCGCCTCGTCGTTGCGGGTCGCGAAGGCGGCTCGCTACGTCCGCCTCCGGCAGTCGGGATACCTGCCCGACGTCGGCCTCTCGGCGGCGTACCAGGTGGACGGAGAGGACGGTCCCTTCACATCCGACAACCGCTCCTGGAAGGTCGGCGTGGGACTCACCTGGAACATTTTCGACGGGATGCGCCGCGAGGCGGAGCTTGGAAAGGCCGCCGCGGAGCTCCGCCGGGCGCAGGCGGTCGACCGCGGCATGCGGGACCAGGCGGCGTTCGAAGCGGCGCAGGCGGACCTGGGCGTCAGGGAAGCGACGCTTCGCCGGGAGATCGCCCGCGCCGCGCTCGCGTCGGCGGAAGAAGGCGTGCGGCTGCTCACGTCCCGGTACGAGAACCACCTTGGCCGGATGGTGGACCTTCTCGACGCGCAGACGGCCCTCGACAGCGCGCGCGCCGCGCGGATCCGGGCGGAGAACGACGTGCGGCTCTCCCGCGCGCAACGGTTATACGCCTCGGGCGGGCTGCTCTCGCTGGTGGCGCCGAACGCGGAAAAAGGGAAGGAGAGGATACGGTGA
- a CDS encoding efflux RND transporter periplasmic adaptor subunit translates to MNVTTRRRSYGARAAAAAVILSMAAGLSACGEKGKEGAAVSRPVVQDVEVAVVRPVSREAIAEAMGTVRARTTAAVAPQVMGRLTGVAVSEGSAVAAGALLATIDDTSARAQLSSAEGAVAEAEAAREEVDGAISQAEAGKSLAEKTFERYRKLLEGRVVTQQEFDEVEARRTVAVKELERAHRKRAQVSAKIAQAKGQADAARAMLAWTRVTAPFAGVIVEKRADAGSMAVPGVPLFVLEDPRRHRIEAFVSEAYHPLLRKGTPVQVILDADPGKPFSAVVTEIDPAIDPASRTFTVKADLPAGRARSGQSGKVRFAAGQGTVLAVPKRAVTRAGGSDGVFTIGAPDNVARLSIITLGAEFDDRVEVLSGLTDGARVALSQIDRLTDGVRVEVRR, encoded by the coding sequence GTGAACGTGACGACGAGGAGGCGTTCGTACGGGGCGCGTGCCGCGGCGGCGGCGGTGATCCTTTCGATGGCCGCGGGGCTTTCCGCCTGCGGGGAGAAGGGGAAGGAAGGGGCGGCGGTATCGCGCCCCGTGGTGCAGGACGTGGAGGTGGCCGTCGTCCGGCCAGTCTCGCGGGAAGCGATCGCGGAAGCGATGGGGACGGTCCGGGCGCGCACGACCGCCGCGGTGGCGCCGCAGGTGATGGGGCGGCTGACCGGCGTCGCGGTGTCGGAAGGTTCGGCGGTCGCGGCGGGAGCGCTCCTGGCGACGATCGACGACACGTCGGCCCGCGCGCAGCTCTCCTCGGCGGAAGGGGCGGTCGCGGAAGCGGAGGCGGCGCGCGAGGAGGTCGACGGCGCCATCTCCCAGGCGGAGGCCGGGAAGTCCCTCGCGGAGAAGACCTTCGAGCGGTATCGGAAGTTGCTCGAGGGCAGGGTGGTCACGCAGCAGGAGTTCGATGAGGTCGAGGCGCGGCGCACCGTGGCGGTGAAGGAACTCGAGCGGGCGCATCGGAAGAGGGCACAGGTGAGCGCGAAGATCGCCCAGGCGAAAGGCCAGGCCGATGCGGCGAGGGCGATGCTCGCCTGGACACGTGTGACCGCCCCCTTCGCGGGGGTGATCGTCGAGAAGCGTGCCGACGCGGGGTCGATGGCCGTCCCCGGCGTTCCCCTCTTCGTCCTGGAGGATCCGCGCCGTCACCGCATCGAGGCATTCGTCTCCGAGGCGTATCACCCGCTCCTCCGGAAGGGAACGCCTGTCCAGGTGATTCTGGACGCCGACCCCGGGAAGCCGTTTTCGGCCGTCGTCACGGAGATCGATCCCGCGATCGACCCGGCGAGCCGCACCTTCACGGTGAAGGCGGATCTTCCGGCGGGCCGCGCCCGTTCCGGCCAGTCCGGCAAGGTGCGCTTCGCCGCCGGGCAGGGGACGGTCCTCGCGGTCCCGAAACGGGCCGTCACCCGCGCCGGCGGCTCCGACGGCGTCTTCACGATCGGCGCCCCGGACAACGTGGCGCGCCTCTCGATCATCACCCTCGGCGCGGAGTTCGACGACCGGGTGGAAGTCCTCTCCGGCCTTACCGACGGCGCGCGGGTCGCCCTGTCGCAGATCGACAGGCTCACCGACGGCGTGCGGGTGGAGGTCCGCCGGTGA
- a CDS encoding efflux RND transporter permease subunit has product MNAPEPPRHLGIAGRIASVFIGSRLTPLVIIASVLLGIGAVLLLPREEEPQIVVPMVDVFVRMPGASATEVENRVTGPMERLLWEIPGVEYIYSTTSPGESMAIVRFKVGEDEEKSIVRLNQKLYANFDMIPPGADPPLVKPRSIDDVPILALTLFSGRHDPFTLRRIASLLQDQIKTVPDISEVKVIGGQRRQLRVILDPGRMAARGVAPILLAQRLGQANRQLQAGSFSSGNREFLVSTGGFLRNAEDVGSVVAGVSGGRPVYLRDVGTIVDGPEEPADYVFFGLGPVGRGGGPGVSPAVTLSVAKRKGTNAIDVADKVLAKVEGLKGTFLPGDVTLTVTRNYGETAAEKSNELLLHMLIAVVSVSVLIWITLGLREAGIVATAIPVTLALTLTVFYLTGYTLNRVTLFALIFSIGILVDDAIVVVENIVRHYRLPESRGRSVTDIAIEAVDEVGNPTILATFAVIAAILPMAFVRGLMGPYMRPIPVGATAAMIFSLLVAFVVTPWTGVRLLRKEVDGGHGHVGEGVSTRLYRKFMGRLLHRPAWRYGFLLLVVFLLLGSASLVALGWVKVKMLPFDNKSEFQVVVDMPEGSTLEETAAATREVGIVVAAVPEVMNYQMYVGTSSPYNFNGLVRHYFLRRGANQADLQVNLVPKGERNLQSHDIARRVRPAIQAAAARYGANVKVAEVPPGPPVLQTLVAEVYGPDYPGQIEVARKIRGIFEKAEGVVDVDWYVEDDQPRYRFEVDQEKAASNGVSTEQVDATLRLAIGGTNVGLLHLPLEKEDVPIVLRLPRAERSKLDGLKQVRVMGREGNLVPLGELVRVKEEIAEKSIYHKNLMPVVYVTADVAGKVESPVYAILSINKALDKLRMPGGHKLARYVASQPASDRMPAMKWDGEWHITYEVFRDLGLAFAAVLVLIYILVVGWFQSFRTPLTIMVAIPFSLVGILPAHGLMGAFFTATSMIGFIAGAGIVVRNSIILVDFVELRLKQGMPLDEAVIDAGAVRFRPMMLTAAAVIVGASVILFDPIFQGLAISLMAGEVASLFLSRMTVPILYFLSESRSAR; this is encoded by the coding sequence GTGAACGCGCCGGAGCCGCCGCGCCACCTCGGGATCGCCGGGCGGATCGCCTCCGTCTTCATCGGGTCACGCCTCACGCCCCTGGTGATCATCGCGTCGGTCCTGCTCGGCATCGGCGCCGTGCTTCTTCTCCCGCGGGAGGAGGAGCCCCAGATCGTGGTGCCGATGGTCGACGTCTTCGTCCGGATGCCGGGGGCCTCGGCGACCGAGGTGGAGAACCGGGTGACCGGGCCGATGGAGAGGCTCCTGTGGGAGATCCCGGGGGTGGAGTACATCTACTCCACGACATCGCCCGGGGAGTCGATGGCGATCGTCCGGTTCAAGGTGGGCGAGGACGAGGAGAAGAGCATCGTCCGGCTCAACCAGAAGCTGTACGCGAACTTCGACATGATCCCGCCGGGCGCGGATCCGCCGCTGGTCAAGCCCCGCTCCATCGACGACGTCCCCATTCTTGCGCTCACGCTGTTCTCCGGCCGGCACGACCCGTTCACCCTGCGAAGGATCGCTTCCCTGCTCCAGGACCAGATCAAGACGGTCCCAGACATTTCGGAAGTGAAGGTGATCGGGGGGCAGCGCCGGCAGCTCCGGGTGATCCTCGACCCGGGACGGATGGCCGCGCGCGGCGTCGCCCCCATTCTTCTCGCCCAACGGCTCGGGCAGGCCAACCGCCAGCTCCAGGCGGGAAGCTTCTCCTCCGGGAACCGGGAGTTTCTTGTATCCACCGGCGGCTTCCTCCGGAACGCGGAGGATGTCGGCAGCGTTGTGGCGGGCGTTTCCGGGGGACGGCCCGTCTACCTCCGCGACGTCGGGACGATCGTGGACGGCCCGGAGGAACCCGCCGATTACGTCTTCTTCGGCCTGGGGCCGGTGGGGCGCGGGGGCGGCCCGGGCGTGTCTCCCGCCGTGACGCTGTCGGTCGCGAAGCGGAAAGGCACCAACGCGATCGACGTCGCGGACAAGGTGCTCGCGAAGGTGGAAGGGCTCAAGGGGACCTTCCTCCCGGGCGACGTCACGCTGACGGTCACGAGGAACTACGGCGAGACGGCCGCCGAAAAGTCGAACGAGCTCCTGCTGCACATGCTGATCGCCGTCGTCTCGGTGTCGGTCCTGATCTGGATCACCCTGGGGCTCCGGGAGGCCGGGATCGTGGCCACCGCCATCCCCGTCACCCTCGCCTTGACCCTCACCGTCTTCTACCTCACCGGCTACACGCTGAACCGGGTGACGCTCTTCGCGCTCATCTTCTCCATCGGGATTCTCGTGGACGACGCGATCGTCGTGGTCGAAAACATCGTTCGCCACTACAGGCTCCCGGAAAGCCGCGGCCGCTCCGTGACCGACATCGCGATCGAGGCGGTGGACGAGGTGGGGAATCCGACGATCCTGGCCACCTTCGCCGTCATCGCCGCGATCCTCCCGATGGCCTTCGTCCGGGGCCTGATGGGTCCCTACATGCGGCCCATCCCGGTGGGGGCGACGGCGGCGATGATCTTCTCGCTCCTGGTGGCGTTCGTCGTCACCCCGTGGACGGGGGTCCGGCTCCTCCGCAAGGAGGTCGACGGCGGGCACGGGCACGTCGGGGAAGGGGTTTCGACGCGGTTGTACCGGAAGTTCATGGGCCGCCTCCTGCACCGCCCCGCCTGGCGCTACGGTTTCCTGCTCCTCGTCGTTTTTCTCCTCCTGGGATCGGCCTCGCTCGTCGCGCTCGGGTGGGTGAAGGTGAAGATGCTCCCGTTCGACAACAAGAGCGAGTTCCAGGTGGTGGTCGACATGCCGGAAGGGTCGACGCTCGAGGAGACTGCGGCCGCCACGCGGGAGGTCGGCATCGTCGTGGCCGCCGTGCCCGAGGTGATGAACTACCAGATGTACGTTGGCACCTCCTCCCCGTACAACTTCAACGGCCTCGTGCGGCACTACTTCCTGCGGCGGGGGGCGAACCAGGCGGACCTGCAGGTGAATTTGGTGCCGAAGGGGGAGCGGAATCTCCAGAGCCACGACATCGCCCGGCGGGTGCGCCCGGCCATCCAGGCGGCGGCGGCCCGGTACGGCGCCAACGTCAAGGTTGCCGAGGTCCCCCCCGGGCCGCCGGTCCTCCAGACCCTGGTCGCCGAGGTGTACGGACCCGACTACCCAGGGCAGATCGAAGTGGCGCGGAAGATCAGGGGGATCTTCGAGAAAGCCGAAGGGGTGGTGGACGTGGACTGGTACGTGGAGGACGATCAGCCCCGGTACCGGTTCGAGGTGGACCAGGAAAAGGCGGCCTCGAACGGGGTCTCGACGGAGCAGGTGGACGCCACGCTTCGCCTGGCGATCGGGGGGACGAACGTCGGGCTCCTTCACCTGCCGCTGGAGAAGGAGGATGTCCCGATCGTGCTGCGCCTTCCCAGGGCGGAGCGGTCGAAGCTCGACGGGTTGAAGCAGGTCCGGGTGATGGGGCGGGAGGGGAACCTCGTGCCCCTCGGCGAGCTGGTCCGGGTGAAGGAGGAGATCGCCGAGAAGAGCATCTACCACAAGAACCTGATGCCCGTTGTGTACGTGACCGCCGACGTGGCGGGGAAGGTGGAGAGCCCTGTCTACGCGATCCTCTCGATCAACAAGGCCCTCGACAAGCTGCGGATGCCCGGCGGACACAAGCTTGCGAGGTACGTGGCGAGCCAGCCGGCCAGCGACCGGATGCCCGCCATGAAGTGGGACGGGGAGTGGCACATCACCTACGAGGTCTTCCGCGATCTGGGGTTGGCGTTCGCCGCGGTGCTGGTGCTGATCTACATCCTCGTGGTGGGGTGGTTCCAGTCGTTCCGGACGCCGCTCACCATCATGGTCGCCATCCCCTTCTCCCTCGTGGGGATCCTCCCCGCCCACGGGCTCATGGGCGCGTTCTTCACCGCCACCTCGATGATCGGGTTCATCGCGGGGGCCGGGATCGTGGTGCGCAACTCGATCATCCTGGTGGATTTCGTGGAACTGCGACTGAAGCAGGGGATGCCGCTGGACGAGGCGGTGATCGACGCCGGGGCGGTCCGGTTCCGCCCCATGATGCTGACGGCCGCGGCGGTGATCGTCGGCGCCTCGGTGATCCTGTTCGACCCGATCTTCCAGGGGCTGGCGATCTCCCTGATGGCGGGGGAGGTGGCGTCGCTCTTCCTGTCACGGATGACCGTGCCGATCCTCTACTTCTTGAGCGAGAGCCGGTCAGCGCGATAG
- a CDS encoding HD domain-containing protein has translation METEEKGAGPGGIERRVGVGIRLKLFGFLLPLVFLLIGSVTWMVTEFTNATLRRDLIQRGAAISRVVALSAGHSLTANDPVGLDRLVSETRASDPDIAFVAIRDASGIVVAHDRLAERGKPFRPVPPLHPRGTFGDTRADEVVRDGRRLIEYTTPISFMDRRVGIATLGLSLKGLAAAERSIRWQIIKAAAAILIVAFFGTLLLSSLITTPVKRLHRGVLSLAGSETFQPVEARSSDELGALTRNFNRMAETILAQKTKLENQKAILEDQKTTLENQKADLEKKKHQLEDAYDNVVHVLAASLDARDPYTIRHSERVAQMARTLGRRLGMGEEELSHLEKAAIFHDLGKLGISDDLLKGDERLSDADERKKRHPIGGTEILRWAPFLERYIPVVRATHEWYNGEGYPDGIRGDEIPLHARIIALADAFDAMTTDRPYRQALSEEEAITEILRFRGTQFSPELADAFAKMMRETPRMDETILKSMSL, from the coding sequence ATGGAAACCGAGGAAAAAGGGGCCGGGCCGGGGGGGATCGAACGGCGGGTCGGGGTGGGGATCCGCCTGAAACTGTTCGGATTCCTGCTCCCCCTCGTCTTCCTCCTGATCGGTTCCGTGACCTGGATGGTCACGGAGTTCACCAATGCCACCCTGCGCCGCGACCTGATCCAGCGGGGCGCCGCGATCTCCCGCGTTGTGGCCCTCTCCGCGGGGCATTCCCTGACGGCGAACGACCCGGTGGGGCTGGACCGGCTGGTCTCGGAAACCAGGGCGAGCGATCCCGATATCGCCTTCGTCGCCATCCGGGACGCCTCCGGCATCGTGGTGGCCCACGACCGGTTGGCGGAGCGGGGAAAGCCGTTCCGCCCCGTACCGCCCCTGCATCCGCGGGGAACGTTCGGCGACACGCGGGCGGACGAGGTCGTGCGCGACGGAAGGCGTCTCATCGAATACACCACCCCGATCTCCTTCATGGATCGTCGCGTGGGAATCGCCACCCTCGGGCTCTCCCTGAAGGGGCTCGCGGCCGCGGAGAGGTCCATCCGGTGGCAGATCATCAAGGCGGCGGCGGCCATCCTGATCGTCGCCTTCTTCGGGACCCTCCTGCTTTCGTCGCTCATCACGACCCCGGTGAAGCGGCTCCACCGGGGGGTTCTCTCCCTCGCGGGCAGCGAGACGTTCCAGCCCGTCGAAGCGCGCTCCTCCGACGAACTGGGCGCCCTCACACGGAACTTCAACCGGATGGCGGAGACGATCCTCGCCCAGAAGACCAAGCTGGAGAACCAGAAGGCCATCCTGGAGGACCAGAAGACCACCCTGGAGAACCAGAAGGCCGACCTTGAGAAGAAGAAGCATCAACTGGAGGATGCCTACGACAACGTGGTCCACGTTCTCGCCGCGTCGCTGGACGCGAGGGACCCGTACACGATAAGACACTCCGAACGCGTGGCGCAGATGGCGCGCACGCTGGGGCGCCGCCTCGGGATGGGCGAGGAGGAGCTATCCCACCTCGAAAAGGCGGCGATCTTCCACGACCTCGGGAAGTTGGGGATCTCCGACGACCTCCTGAAGGGGGATGAGCGCCTGTCGGACGCCGATGAGCGGAAGAAAAGACATCCCATCGGCGGGACGGAGATCCTCCGGTGGGCGCCGTTCCTCGAACGGTACATCCCCGTGGTGCGCGCCACCCACGAGTGGTACAACGGAGAAGGGTACCCGGACGGAATCAGGGGGGACGAGATCCCGCTCCACGCCCGGATCATCGCGCTGGCCGACGCCTTCGACGCGATGACCACCGACCGGCCGTACCGGCAGGCGCTTTCGGAGGAGGAGGCGATCACCGAGATCCTGCGGTTCCGCGGGACGCAGTTCTCCCCGGAACTGGCGGACGCCTTCGCGAAGATGATGCGGGAGACGCCCCGGATGGACGAAACCATCTTGAAGAGCATGTCGCTTTGA
- the hemW gene encoding radical SAM family heme chaperone HemW, producing the protein MRGIYVHIPFCVRKCGYCDFYSVAGGGKARDGFPALVEREMDLLLRAYPGEAEVPADTVYFGGGTPTVLGPDRLNGMLAAIRSRFPVAEDAEITTEANPGTVTGDDFSRLREGGFNRVSLGVQSFRPETLAALGRVHSVGDVRAAYRDARRAGFSSVGIDLLFGNPGQDGADWQEDLDLAVTFLPDHVSAYALTPEPGTPIHAAIGDGGIALPDDDAVARMYAAARESLRAAGYRHYEISNFARPGKECRHNLKYWRRDGYVGLGPSAHGLLFPGESAPFGFRTANPPSLPDYVRELGEGRPPWGTIRACSREDAWKESLIFGVRMEEGVSPLSIEERNGPPPEQVRGAVETLVGSGLLLREGDRLRLPERYWFVSNEVLQRLA; encoded by the coding sequence ATGCGGGGGATCTACGTCCACATACCGTTCTGCGTCCGCAAGTGCGGTTATTGCGACTTCTACTCCGTCGCCGGCGGGGGGAAGGCGCGCGACGGGTTTCCCGCGCTCGTGGAGCGCGAGATGGACCTTCTTCTGCGGGCGTACCCCGGGGAGGCGGAGGTCCCGGCGGACACCGTGTACTTCGGGGGGGGGACGCCGACGGTCCTCGGTCCGGACCGGCTCAACGGGATGCTCGCGGCGATCCGGTCGCGCTTTCCCGTGGCGGAGGACGCCGAGATCACGACGGAGGCGAACCCGGGAACGGTGACCGGCGACGATTTCTCCCGCCTGCGGGAGGGCGGCTTCAACCGCGTGAGCCTCGGAGTCCAGTCGTTCCGGCCCGAAACCCTCGCCGCCCTCGGACGGGTTCACTCCGTGGGGGACGTCCGCGCGGCGTACCGGGACGCGCGCAGGGCGGGATTCTCCTCCGTGGGGATCGATCTCCTCTTCGGAAACCCCGGCCAGGACGGTGCCGATTGGCAGGAGGACCTTGACCTCGCCGTGACGTTCCTGCCCGACCACGTGTCGGCCTACGCGTTGACGCCGGAACCCGGCACGCCGATCCACGCGGCGATCGGAGACGGCGGGATCGCTCTTCCCGACGACGACGCCGTCGCCCGGATGTACGCGGCGGCGCGGGAGTCCTTGCGGGCCGCGGGGTACCGACACTACGAGATCTCCAACTTCGCCCGGCCGGGGAAGGAGTGCCGGCACAACCTGAAGTATTGGCGCAGGGACGGGTACGTCGGGCTCGGTCCCTCGGCACACGGGCTGCTGTTCCCTGGGGAATCCGCGCCGTTCGGTTTCAGGACGGCGAACCCGCCGTCGCTGCCCGACTACGTCCGGGAGCTAGGCGAAGGGCGCCCGCCGTGGGGAACGATCCGCGCATGCAGCAGGGAGGACGCGTGGAAGGAGTCGCTCATCTTCGGGGTACGGATGGAGGAAGGGGTATCGCCGCTCTCCATCGAGGAAAGGAACGGCCCCCCGCCCGAACAGGTGCGGGGGGCCGTGGAAACGCTGGTCGGATCCGGCCTGCTCCTCCGGGAGGGCGATCGGCTGCGGCTCCCGGAACGATACTGGTTCGTCTCGAACGAGGTGCTTCAGCGACTGGCCTGA